The proteins below come from a single Treponema phagedenis genomic window:
- the clpP gene encoding ATP-dependent Clp endopeptidase proteolytic subunit ClpP: MNEKMHTLVPYVIEQTGNGERSYDIFSRLLKDRIIFVDGEINDTVADLIVAQLLFLESQNPDKDISLYINSPGGSVTAGLAIYDTMQHIRPKIQTICLGQAASMAAVLLAGGSAGKRFALPSSRVMIHQPWGGVQGQASDISIQAKEIIRLKKLTIKYFAEHTGKSEKEVADDMERDFFMSAEEAKAYGIVDTVMNRRKNGEV; this comes from the coding sequence ATGAATGAAAAAATGCACACCCTCGTTCCTTATGTTATTGAACAAACCGGGAACGGAGAGCGTAGCTATGATATTTTTTCCCGTCTTCTGAAAGACAGAATTATATTCGTCGATGGAGAGATAAACGATACCGTTGCCGATCTTATTGTTGCACAGTTGCTTTTTTTGGAATCTCAAAACCCCGATAAAGATATCAGTTTGTATATAAACAGCCCCGGCGGCTCCGTTACTGCAGGTCTTGCAATTTACGATACCATGCAGCATATCCGCCCGAAAATACAAACCATCTGTCTCGGTCAGGCAGCAAGTATGGCAGCCGTACTTTTAGCAGGAGGCAGTGCAGGAAAACGCTTTGCCCTTCCCTCTTCCCGTGTAATGATCCATCAGCCGTGGGGCGGCGTGCAGGGACAGGCAAGCGATATCAGTATTCAAGCAAAAGAAATCATCAGACTCAAAAAACTCACCATAAAGTATTTTGCCGAACATACCGGTAAGTCGGAAAAAGAAGTAGCAGATGATATGGAAAGAGATTTCTTTATGTCTGCCGAAGAAGCAAAAGCCTACGGTATTG